In Akkermansia muciniphila, one DNA window encodes the following:
- a CDS encoding ABC transporter permease, whose protein sequence is MNRNKWSKWRAHACSLVFFILVVWAWQYLSNLRVWKPYLFPSPLEVWEYLRSSFQDGSLEEASWITVKRLVMGYGIGLVTGIPLGMLCSRFQLIQNTLGLVSLGFQALPSVCWVPLATLWFGQTEGAMLFVVIMGTLWSVILATANGMRNVPPIYARAARTMGAGPIYCLVHVTLPASAPFVVSGMKQGWAFAWRSLMAAEIFVPILTGFGLGQLLHFGRELNAMNQVVGIMFVIVVIGLLSDKILFSPLERFLHRRWGTGQA, encoded by the coding sequence ATGAACCGGAATAAATGGTCCAAGTGGAGAGCTCACGCCTGTTCGCTCGTGTTTTTCATTCTCGTGGTCTGGGCATGGCAGTATTTGAGCAACCTGAGGGTCTGGAAGCCTTATTTGTTTCCCTCTCCGCTGGAAGTGTGGGAGTATCTGCGTTCTTCATTTCAGGACGGGTCTTTGGAGGAGGCTTCGTGGATTACCGTGAAAAGGCTGGTAATGGGGTATGGAATAGGCCTGGTGACGGGAATTCCCCTGGGCATGCTGTGCTCCCGTTTCCAGCTTATCCAGAATACCCTGGGGCTGGTTTCCCTGGGCTTCCAGGCTTTGCCCAGCGTGTGCTGGGTTCCGTTGGCGACCCTGTGGTTCGGCCAGACGGAAGGGGCTATGCTGTTCGTGGTGATTATGGGGACGCTGTGGTCCGTAATCCTGGCTACGGCCAACGGCATGCGGAACGTGCCGCCCATTTACGCCCGTGCGGCGCGCACCATGGGCGCAGGCCCCATTTATTGCCTGGTCCATGTGACGCTTCCCGCTTCCGCTCCGTTTGTCGTGAGCGGGATGAAGCAGGGTTGGGCTTTTGCCTGGCGTTCCCTGATGGCTGCGGAAATTTTTGTTCCCATCCTGACCGGGTTCGGATTGGGGCAACTGCTGCATTTCGGCCGCGAGCTGAACGCGATGAACCAGGTTGTAGGCATTATGTTCGTGATTGTGGTGATTGGGCTGCTGTCCGACAAGATTCTGTTTTCTCCTCTGGAACGGTTTCTGCACCGCCGCTGGGGGACCGGACAGGCCTGA
- a CDS encoding ABC transporter ATP-binding protein — MIAGAEHCGPGGCKLRIAGVSKVFDGRRGKVVALEDINLNIRGGEFVCLVGASGCGKTSLLNIIAGLEFPSSGVVELDGEPVKGPGRDRTVMFQESALFPWLDVMGNVMFGLKLTPGLTRGDRLAMAEKNLELVGLKECAHAHIHELSGGMKQRVALARALAASPRILLMDEPFAALDAMTREQLYQDIQEIHLRCGMTIVFVTHNMREAVCLGDRVVLLTPHPGRICEEYFVDFPHPRDINSSGLAELSARITRDLKGATA; from the coding sequence ATGATTGCGGGTGCAGAACATTGCGGCCCCGGAGGCTGCAAGCTCCGTATTGCGGGCGTGAGCAAGGTGTTTGACGGAAGGCGCGGAAAGGTGGTGGCTCTGGAGGACATTAATTTGAATATCAGGGGGGGCGAGTTCGTGTGCCTGGTGGGAGCCAGCGGGTGCGGAAAGACTTCCCTGCTGAATATTATTGCGGGGCTGGAGTTCCCCTCTTCCGGGGTGGTGGAGCTGGACGGGGAGCCTGTGAAAGGGCCCGGACGGGACCGCACCGTGATGTTCCAGGAGTCCGCCCTGTTTCCGTGGCTGGACGTGATGGGAAACGTGATGTTCGGCTTGAAGCTGACGCCCGGACTGACTCGGGGTGACCGGCTCGCCATGGCGGAGAAGAATCTGGAACTGGTGGGGCTGAAAGAGTGCGCCCATGCTCATATTCATGAACTTTCCGGCGGGATGAAGCAGCGCGTGGCGCTTGCCCGCGCCCTGGCTGCCAGCCCCCGCATTTTGCTGATGGACGAGCCTTTTGCCGCCCTGGACGCCATGACCCGCGAACAGCTTTATCAGGATATTCAGGAGATTCATTTGCGCTGCGGCATGACGATTGTTTTCGTTACGCACAATATGCGCGAGGCCGTGTGCCTGGGGGATCGCGTGGTGTTGCTTACTCCGCATCCGGGGCGCATCTGTGAGGAGTATTTCGTGGATTTTCCTCATCCCAGGGATATCAACAGCAGCGGTTTGGCGGAATTGTCCGCCCGCATCACCCGTGATTTGAAAGGAGCCACGGCATGA
- a CDS encoding ABC transporter substrate-binding protein has translation MPCSRFLTILPVLFFCLLAVSCGKKEKDDPNVVELNFGHFPNVTHVQGLVAHHFSRQGKGWFEERLKEATGKDVRINWYVYNAGPSAMEAVFARSVELAYVGPSPAINAFVRSRGEDIRMIAGAVEGGAALVVPKDSTLKEPADFRGRVIATPQLGNTQDVSARAWFSRGGLHVTQRGGDVTILPTPNPEQLSLFRQGKLDGAWTVEPWVSRLVMTAGGRVLVDEKESIATVLVCGAEFLREKPEVAKALVQAHAELNEWIRLHPEEAQSIVVRELEQLTHSRIDPALIAEAWKSIVIKDRISIPKLRQFVQDAHQAGFMKEVPDVGGLVAPDAAEEQLTMVKEGGR, from the coding sequence ATGCCCTGTTCCAGATTCCTGACGATTTTACCGGTTCTGTTTTTTTGCCTGCTGGCTGTTTCCTGCGGAAAGAAGGAGAAGGATGATCCTAACGTCGTGGAATTGAATTTCGGTCATTTTCCCAATGTGACGCATGTGCAGGGCCTGGTGGCGCATCATTTTTCCCGGCAGGGGAAGGGGTGGTTTGAAGAACGGCTGAAGGAGGCCACCGGAAAGGACGTCAGGATCAACTGGTACGTGTACAATGCGGGCCCCAGCGCCATGGAGGCCGTGTTCGCCCGCTCCGTGGAATTGGCTTACGTGGGGCCCAGCCCGGCCATTAACGCGTTTGTGCGTTCCCGAGGGGAGGATATCAGGATGATTGCCGGAGCCGTGGAAGGAGGAGCCGCCCTGGTGGTTCCGAAGGATTCCACGCTGAAGGAGCCTGCGGATTTCCGCGGCAGGGTGATTGCGACCCCCCAGCTGGGGAATACGCAGGATGTTTCCGCCCGCGCCTGGTTTTCCCGCGGCGGCCTGCATGTGACGCAGCGCGGCGGGGACGTGACGATTCTGCCGACTCCCAACCCCGAACAGCTCAGCCTGTTCCGGCAGGGCAAGCTGGACGGCGCGTGGACGGTGGAGCCGTGGGTGAGCCGCCTGGTGATGACGGCGGGAGGAAGGGTGCTGGTGGACGAGAAAGAATCCATCGCGACCGTGCTGGTATGCGGAGCTGAGTTTCTCAGGGAAAAGCCGGAGGTGGCGAAAGCCCTGGTGCAGGCGCATGCGGAGCTGAACGAATGGATAAGGCTGCATCCGGAGGAGGCCCAGTCAATCGTGGTCAGGGAACTGGAGCAGCTGACGCATTCCAGAATAGATCCGGCATTGATTGCAGAGGCCTGGAAAAGCATCGTCATCAAGGACAGGATTTCCATTCCCAAGCTCCGGCAGTTTGTGCAGGACGCCCATCAGGCCGGGTTTATGAAAGAGGTCCCGGATGTAGGCGGCCTGGTAGCGCCGGATGCGGCTGAGGAACAGTTGACCATGGTGAAGGAGGGCGGAAGATGA
- a CDS encoding D-glycero-alpha-D-manno-heptose-1,7-bisphosphate 7-phosphatase, producing the protein MAGKALFLDRDGVVNVDGGYVHRIEDFRLVPGILNLCRQAKEKGYQVLVVTNQSGIGRGMFSEDDFERLTEYMRGVFRSSGAEIADVFYCPSADDGHPDRKPNPGLFLKAAAAHGLDMKACVSVGDRERDIRAALAAGVGRNFLFSTEDVSTLATARVETLEEVAARL; encoded by the coding sequence ATGGCGGGTAAGGCTTTGTTTCTGGACAGGGACGGCGTGGTTAATGTGGATGGCGGATATGTGCACCGCATCGAGGATTTTCGTCTGGTGCCCGGAATTCTGAATCTCTGCCGCCAGGCTAAGGAGAAGGGGTACCAGGTGCTGGTGGTGACCAACCAGTCCGGCATAGGACGCGGCATGTTTTCCGAAGATGACTTTGAACGGCTGACGGAATATATGAGAGGGGTGTTCCGTTCGTCCGGCGCGGAGATTGCAGATGTGTTTTACTGTCCCAGCGCGGATGACGGGCATCCGGACCGGAAGCCGAATCCCGGCCTGTTTCTGAAGGCTGCCGCCGCGCATGGGCTGGATATGAAAGCCTGCGTGTCCGTAGGTGACCGGGAACGGGATATCCGGGCGGCTCTTGCCGCTGGAGTGGGCCGCAATTTCCTGTTTTCTACGGAAGATGTTTCCACCCTCGCCACAGCCCGTGTGGAGACGTTGGAGGAAGTAGCGGCAAGGCTGTAG
- the gmhA gene encoding D-sedoheptulose 7-phosphate isomerase: MSEYIRNQILGIADNFKTLASMAGDIEQVARICTDTLRAGNKIMFCGNGGSAADSQHLAAELVGRYKLNRPAMNALALTVDTSILTAVGNDYGYETVFSRQLEGVGRPGDLLVGLSTSGNSRNIVLAMEQAHRMGVRTVALTGRGGGEMKEAADFCIAVPSEATNNIQEMHIAVGHLVCELVEREIYGG; this comes from the coding sequence ATGAGCGAATACATCAGGAACCAGATTTTAGGGATAGCGGATAATTTCAAAACCCTGGCTTCCATGGCCGGGGATATTGAGCAGGTCGCCCGCATTTGCACGGATACCCTCAGGGCCGGGAATAAGATCATGTTTTGCGGCAACGGGGGCTCCGCCGCGGATTCCCAGCATCTGGCCGCCGAATTGGTAGGGCGCTACAAACTGAACCGTCCCGCCATGAATGCGCTGGCCCTGACGGTGGATACCTCCATCCTGACCGCCGTGGGTAATGATTACGGATATGAGACGGTATTTTCCAGGCAGCTGGAGGGAGTGGGCCGCCCCGGGGATCTTCTGGTGGGGCTTTCCACGAGCGGCAACAGCCGGAACATCGTTTTGGCGATGGAGCAGGCGCACCGGATGGGCGTCCGGACTGTAGCTTTGACGGGCCGCGGAGGGGGCGAGATGAAAGAAGCTGCGGATTTCTGTATTGCCGTTCCTTCCGAGGCCACGAACAACATTCAGGAGATGCACATTGCAGTGGGGCATCTGGTTTGCGAACTGGTTGAACGGGAGATATATGGCGGGTAA
- a CDS encoding bifunctional heptose 7-phosphate kinase/heptose 1-phosphate adenyltransferase, whose translation MNRLHTLIDGFSRVRILCIGDVMLDKFLYGSVSRISPEAPVPIMKMDRETRMLGGAGNVVSNLCALGCRTTFISVVGDDDHGRQVRRFLEETHCVPELVVREGYETTVKIRFVAGKHHLLRADQEQPLNMEPELASRFLERVDACLPEADLVLLSDYGKGLFDGRTTPEVIARCRAARKSVIVDPKGADYSRYRGATLVKPNMKEFQEATGVALNPAMDGWERDAVAGAQRLFSEFGIENLIVTLSEHGMIFIPSSNPADFVCIPTEAREVFDVSGAGDTSLASLGAALAAGAAVPDALVVSNVAAGIVVGKFGTASVTGTELKKALKEKDIRTPSWHHRDNILTPEAAAELAARFRREKKVVGFTNGCFDLLHLGHMHSFMKAREACDVLFVGLNTDASIKRLKGEDRPINNEEMRSLLLASLDFVDYVVPFDEDTALPLIEKLRPDVIAKEGYPLECWPEGQFVKAYGGQALELPRLEGFSSTNIINRMKSSPE comes from the coding sequence ATGAACCGGCTGCATACATTGATTGACGGATTTTCCCGGGTGCGGATTCTCTGCATCGGGGACGTAATGCTGGATAAGTTCCTGTATGGGAGCGTCAGCCGTATTTCCCCGGAGGCCCCGGTTCCCATTATGAAGATGGACCGGGAGACGCGCATGCTGGGAGGCGCGGGCAATGTCGTGTCCAATCTGTGCGCGCTGGGATGCCGCACCACCTTTATCAGCGTGGTCGGGGATGATGACCATGGGCGGCAGGTAAGGCGTTTTCTGGAAGAGACGCACTGCGTTCCGGAGCTGGTGGTGCGCGAGGGGTATGAGACGACCGTGAAGATCCGTTTTGTGGCGGGCAAGCACCATTTGCTGAGAGCGGATCAGGAACAGCCGCTGAACATGGAGCCGGAGCTGGCTTCCCGTTTTCTGGAACGGGTGGATGCCTGTTTGCCGGAGGCGGATCTTGTCCTTTTATCCGATTATGGGAAAGGCCTGTTTGACGGACGTACCACCCCGGAGGTGATTGCCCGGTGCCGTGCCGCGCGCAAGTCCGTCATCGTGGACCCGAAGGGAGCGGACTATTCCCGCTACCGGGGGGCCACGCTGGTAAAACCCAATATGAAGGAGTTCCAGGAAGCTACCGGCGTGGCGCTCAATCCAGCCATGGACGGGTGGGAACGGGATGCCGTGGCGGGGGCGCAAAGGCTGTTTTCCGAATTCGGCATTGAGAATCTGATTGTTACTCTGAGCGAACACGGCATGATTTTCATTCCTTCCTCCAACCCTGCCGATTTTGTCTGCATTCCTACGGAGGCCCGGGAGGTTTTTGACGTGTCCGGCGCGGGGGATACCTCCCTTGCCAGTCTGGGCGCGGCGCTGGCTGCCGGAGCCGCGGTGCCGGACGCTCTGGTCGTGTCCAATGTGGCCGCCGGCATCGTAGTGGGCAAATTCGGAACGGCCAGCGTGACCGGAACGGAGTTGAAGAAGGCTCTGAAGGAGAAGGATATCCGGACGCCTTCCTGGCATCACCGCGACAATATCCTGACGCCGGAGGCCGCGGCGGAGCTGGCGGCGCGTTTCCGCCGGGAAAAGAAGGTGGTTGGGTTTACGAACGGTTGTTTTGATTTGCTCCACCTGGGGCATATGCATTCCTTTATGAAGGCGCGTGAAGCGTGCGACGTGCTTTTTGTAGGGCTGAATACGGACGCCTCCATCAAGCGGCTGAAGGGCGAGGACAGGCCGATTAATAATGAGGAGATGCGTTCTCTGCTGCTGGCGTCCCTGGATTTTGTCGATTACGTAGTGCCGTTTGATGAAGATACGGCTCTGCCGCTGATTGAGAAGCTGCGTCCGGACGTGATTGCCAAAGAGGGATATCCCCTGGAATGCTGGCCGGAAGGCCAGTTCGTGAAAGCTTATGGGGGGCAGGCTCTGGAACTTCCCCGCCTGGAGGGCTTTTCCTCTACCAATATCATCAACCGCATGAAAAGCAGCCCGGAATGA
- the rpsU gene encoding 30S ribosomal protein S21 translates to MREVTVRKGEPIDRALKRLKTKLDVEGILDEMRRRRAFETPMDERRRKARSASKRNKVKWRFSNKSEETASETAETPASAPEA, encoded by the coding sequence ATGCGTGAAGTTACCGTAAGAAAAGGTGAACCTATCGACCGCGCTCTCAAGCGCCTCAAAACAAAACTGGATGTTGAAGGCATTCTGGATGAAATGCGCCGCCGCCGCGCTTTTGAAACCCCGATGGACGAACGCCGCCGCAAGGCCCGTTCCGCCAGCAAGCGCAACAAGGTAAAATGGCGTTTCAGCAACAAGAGCGAAGAAACCGCTTCCGAAACCGCCGAAACACCCGCTTCCGCTCCTGAAGCTTAA
- a CDS encoding ankyrin repeat domain-containing protein, with product MRQMTGTMLLLSSAAVIAAPWTHAEEKTIRLTEAEQQEIKTANEKLLGLTLRFLHDSWPLEIMFPGEAQEEFHSILQCHQMLEQFRQTGSLLLQTPDRTTPLHLCIALGLNQLAVRMVEKGAPVNAQSIFMHDGTKEPGDTPLTWACLSGLYMNSTAEERLPLVHALLKHGADPDLPGPWGVTPFMYSAALNDSDPGQEKIALALLDAGSPDLKRRMNAQARGVGFLSLSSAIYERLIKAGCDVNERFFESKQSPLHLICTKEKPSERLIPLIELLIKAGADPNQPDVDGLTPLMVCNSPEIAVCLMNHGANPSLRNDDGQTAYDFHMKNGYPSIAETIKLWQSKQKKGGPAK from the coding sequence ATGAGACAAATGACAGGGACCATGCTGCTTCTGTCCTCAGCAGCCGTCATAGCCGCTCCCTGGACGCATGCGGAGGAAAAGACGATCCGGCTCACGGAAGCGGAACAGCAGGAAATCAAGACGGCCAACGAAAAACTGCTGGGCCTTACCCTTCGTTTCCTGCATGACTCCTGGCCGCTGGAAATCATGTTTCCCGGAGAAGCGCAGGAGGAATTCCACTCCATTCTTCAATGCCATCAGATGCTGGAACAATTCCGCCAGACCGGCAGCCTCCTGCTCCAGACGCCGGACCGCACTACGCCCCTGCATCTCTGCATTGCCCTGGGATTAAACCAGCTGGCCGTCCGGATGGTAGAAAAGGGCGCTCCCGTCAATGCTCAATCCATTTTCATGCATGACGGCACCAAAGAGCCGGGAGACACTCCCCTTACCTGGGCGTGCCTCTCAGGCCTCTATATGAATTCCACTGCAGAAGAAAGACTGCCGCTGGTGCACGCCCTGCTCAAACACGGCGCCGACCCGGACCTGCCGGGGCCCTGGGGCGTCACCCCGTTCATGTATTCCGCCGCCCTCAATGACTCCGATCCGGGCCAGGAAAAAATAGCGCTGGCGCTTCTGGACGCAGGTTCCCCGGATCTCAAGCGCAGAATGAACGCTCAGGCGCGCGGGGTCGGCTTCCTCAGCCTGTCCTCCGCCATTTACGAACGGCTCATCAAGGCGGGATGCGATGTTAACGAGCGCTTTTTTGAAAGCAAGCAATCACCCCTTCACCTGATCTGCACCAAGGAAAAACCGTCGGAACGCCTCATTCCGCTCATTGAACTTCTCATCAAGGCGGGAGCGGACCCCAACCAGCCGGATGTGGATGGCCTGACCCCGCTGATGGTCTGCAACTCTCCGGAAATAGCCGTTTGCCTCATGAATCACGGGGCCAATCCCTCCCTCCGCAACGATGACGGCCAGACAGCCTATGACTTCCATATGAAAAACGGTTATCCCTCCATTGCGGAAACCATCAAGCTCTGGCAGTCCAAACAGAAAAAAGGGGGCCCCGCCAAGTAG
- a CDS encoding MFS transporter translates to MTDQENMKAAIPDAARRYMRYLLIMAGLGGLLYGVDVGVIAAALPYIEQTAGFNPSQLSQVVAAVLFGSVLSSLFAGYLADKMGRKALITVAAALFTASIPVICLSQEVFGIMLLGRILQGASAGIVGVVVPLYLAECLSAESRGKGTGMFQFLLTVGLVFAAVVGLLAASYVGGVENSGASEESLTSAKVLAWQAIFWVCAIPGLFLFFGSFRLSESPRYLFRRGRKDEAMAVLVRSYGESRAKEVFDEMVHIEEEEKQKAEELKKQSSSGESLLQRKYIYPFVLAVLVLAFTQATGINSVLNYSVKVFQQAGLEGTTANWADFTIKVVNCLMTIVAMVLVDRKGRKFLLKIGTAGIVVGLLGTGFLFNNVEKARKDVTADVAALLAAQSPAVQKEFEQGKDVGSIRTLQLERTPDSPFIKNLLAKNGMADKDINRMQLIITYDQPEANPAWYQFLMGSSTQLSVVEFSELTKDTKDIKKEEDKASLAVIKAVPDSTNKMVVNGKDGYAMKPVSILKAELGEKPDTSMGWGVTAFFIIFIAFYATGPGVCVWLALSELMPARIRSNGMAIALLINQLVSTVIAGSFLPWVGSCGYSGVFFTLGGITVLYFITVTFFLPETKGRSLEEIEGYFTTGKMPEDPKMIGEGIEAEE, encoded by the coding sequence CAGCTTTCCCAGGTGGTGGCCGCTGTGCTGTTCGGCAGCGTTCTTTCTTCCCTGTTTGCGGGCTATCTGGCCGACAAGATGGGACGCAAGGCGTTGATTACCGTGGCTGCCGCCTTGTTCACGGCAAGTATTCCCGTGATTTGCCTGTCCCAGGAAGTATTCGGCATTATGTTGCTGGGCCGTATTCTCCAGGGAGCCAGCGCCGGTATTGTGGGCGTGGTTGTTCCGCTGTATCTGGCCGAGTGCCTGAGCGCCGAGTCCCGCGGCAAGGGAACGGGGATGTTCCAGTTCCTGCTGACGGTGGGCCTGGTGTTTGCCGCCGTCGTCGGTTTGCTTGCCGCCAGTTATGTGGGCGGCGTCGAAAATTCCGGCGCGAGCGAAGAATCGCTGACTTCCGCCAAGGTTCTGGCCTGGCAGGCTATTTTCTGGGTTTGCGCCATTCCCGGCCTGTTCCTGTTTTTCGGTTCCTTCCGTTTGAGCGAATCTCCCCGTTACCTGTTCCGCCGCGGCCGCAAGGATGAAGCCATGGCTGTGCTGGTGCGCAGTTACGGAGAGTCCCGCGCCAAGGAAGTGTTTGATGAGATGGTTCACATTGAAGAGGAAGAAAAACAGAAGGCGGAGGAACTCAAGAAGCAGAGTTCTTCCGGAGAGTCTCTTCTTCAGCGCAAGTATATCTATCCCTTTGTTCTGGCGGTGCTCGTTCTGGCGTTCACGCAGGCTACGGGTATTAATTCCGTGCTGAATTATTCCGTAAAGGTGTTCCAGCAGGCAGGTCTGGAAGGCACTACTGCCAACTGGGCGGACTTTACCATCAAGGTCGTGAACTGCTTGATGACTATCGTCGCCATGGTGCTGGTGGACCGCAAGGGCCGCAAGTTCCTGCTTAAAATCGGAACGGCCGGCATTGTAGTCGGCCTTCTCGGCACCGGGTTCCTGTTCAATAATGTGGAAAAAGCCCGCAAGGACGTGACTGCGGATGTGGCCGCCCTGCTGGCCGCCCAGAGCCCTGCCGTCCAGAAGGAATTTGAACAGGGCAAGGATGTGGGTTCCATCCGCACGCTTCAATTGGAACGCACTCCGGATTCCCCCTTCATCAAGAATCTCCTTGCCAAGAACGGCATGGCCGACAAGGACATCAACAGGATGCAGCTCATCATCACCTATGACCAGCCGGAAGCCAATCCCGCCTGGTACCAGTTCCTGATGGGGTCCTCCACCCAGCTTTCCGTCGTAGAGTTTTCCGAACTGACCAAGGATACCAAGGATATCAAGAAGGAAGAGGACAAGGCTTCCCTGGCCGTGATCAAGGCTGTTCCGGATTCCACCAATAAAATGGTGGTGAACGGCAAGGACGGCTATGCCATGAAGCCCGTTTCCATTCTGAAGGCGGAATTGGGTGAAAAGCCGGATACCTCCATGGGCTGGGGCGTGACTGCGTTTTTCATCATCTTCATTGCTTTTTATGCCACCGGCCCCGGCGTATGCGTCTGGCTGGCGCTGTCCGAGCTGATGCCTGCCCGCATCCGCTCCAACGGTATGGCGATTGCCCTGCTGATCAACCAGCTGGTTTCCACGGTCATTGCCGGTTCCTTCCTCCCGTGGGTGGGCAGCTGCGGTTATTCCGGCGTGTTCTTTACGCTGGGCGGCATTACGGTGCTGTATTTCATTACGGTGACCTTCTTCCTGCCTGAAACCAAGGGGCGTTCCCTGGAAGAAATTGAAGGTTACTTTACGACAGGCAAGATGCCGGAAGATCCCAAGATGATCGGCGAAGGCATTGAAGCGGAGGAATAA